From the genome of Mastacembelus armatus chromosome 21, fMasArm1.2, whole genome shotgun sequence:
TGTCTATGTGATAAGTTCTCTTTTCCAACAAAGGATATGGTTTATTGGAAAACATACTATATGGTAGAATATTTGTTCACAGTACAAAAAATaccaagcagaaaaataaaataaacacaaagtgctTACACTTCTACTTCTCTAGATGCTGCTGGAGGTTTTCTTCACACAGGAACAAGAGGCAGCAGATGGTTAGGACCTTGCCTGTGGTCCTATATGTCTCCTCCTTTAGTGGGCAGATTtctacaacagcagcaacataaagACAGACTTCAGATAAAACCAGATTCAGTGTATTTCACTAGAAGTtatatattttgcatttgttgCCACACTGTACAGATTCTTTATTTTGTGGGAAGTACAGCAAagagtgctgcagtgtgtgtttaaaatggaGATACATATCCATCACACAGTACAGAGCAAACGAACAGTATGCTCACTTGCTCATTTATCTAGCACACAGCTGGCCCTCAAACTATTATAAGTGACTCAGTGCTTCTGCTTACGCACTCCTTTACTGTGCTGACGCACTGTAGACCCAGCAgtcatatgaaaacacacatacctTCAGCACTGtagaacagaaaatgaaaatggttcAGTCCCAGGCAACTGCGGTGCATATAATATCTGTTAAGATTAAATGGCAGTATTAACAAATATTGGAAAtaatacatatttaattttgattagGCTACAGTGCTATGACATCAATCTTTTTATCATAGTAAAATGATTTGTGTAGAGgttattttgtaattttgcttCCCACATGACTCAGAGACTgtttatatatatctatatatctatatatctatctatatatatatctatatatatatatatatatatagtgatATGTGATATGATTTGTATTACATTGCAGCACCTTTTGAAATAATTAGGCTAATACAAACAGTAAACAAGAGAATTATAATGCAACCAACAATGACTTTCACCATAAACAGCTCTGACACTTATTTTCTTTAGTGTTATTTACTGTTTAGTCCACAAAACATGACCAAACAGTGAAATATGTCCATTAACAATCACTGAAGCTGACGTTAACATATTcaaattgctttgttttgtctgaccaacactCAACGAGTCATGTTCTGtcctaaaaatgtatttaaaagcatttaacAAGAAAACTGTGAATTAAAAATTGATAAAGGcatcaaaacaaagacaaggaaGGATATATGGAGTCTTAATTATTCAGAAAACGCTGCAGGTTAGTTGTCTTTTAGAGAAACAAGTGGTTAACTTAATCTCTGTGGATATGCTAATAACATGAGTATAAATATGGGATAACTGCCTTTATCAATTAAAAATTGATAAAGGcatcaaaacaaagacaaggaaGGATATATGGAGTCTTAATTATTCAGAAAACGCTGCAGGTTAGTTGTCTTTTAGAGAAACAAGTGGTTAACTTAATCTCTGTGGATATGCTAATAACATGAGTATAAATATGGGATAACTATATATTGTGCTGTCTTTATTTATCACGCTAATTTGTTACCTTTCTTACTATGTGGCCTGTTCCCTTTTTCTTCCCGCCGACGTGGCAACGTACTACATATCCCAGAAGCCCCCGTTGACGCCTTTAATCACGTGAGCTCGTTACCATCGTGGTGCTTTCACATTGAAGGTGAACTTTCGCTAGTTGCCCTAAATACAAGTAAGTTATAACTTGGTTAGTTGCTGTCATAGTCAGTAGATTGAATAAATACCTTTAACCGTGACTTTTGTCAACTTGGACACGGTTAACGCGCTAATGTGAAGGTTTTGAGGGTGACGTTATTACGCGGTTAGCTAACTATGCTAGCAGGCTATGCTAGCCTCGTTCATGTGACTGTAACGCATTAAAACAGCCCTGCAGCAAACCGATTATTTAATCCCTCAACCTCTGCATAGTTAGTCGCTCGTTGCTGATTGTATGAAACATCGTGTGTTTCTCCTACTGTGACATGTCTTTTGGTTGGCAAAAATACACTTGATGTGCAAATCTATATTCCAAGCCTGGTAACTaggtgaatgtttttctttttcagcgGGGAAATGTCGACACTGTCTGCAGCCAGCTTGGAGTCTTCTGCTGGGACTGGGAGCACAGAGCAGAAGAAGCCACTAAAACCTTGCTGTGCTTGTCCAGAAACGAAAAAAGTCAGGGATGCTTGGTACGTGTGTGACATGTTACTCTGAAATTCTCTGTCTTTTGCCATTGAAAATGTGGATTCATGCCTTATTTCTGTTTGTAACCTAGCATCATTgagaagggagaggagaagTGCACAGATCTAATCGAGGCACATAAAGAGTGCATGAGAGCACTTGGATTCAAAATATAATCACTCcattttgtgcgtgtgtgtgcgtggggtAAGTATCACATTCAGCCATTACAAACATGACTACACTTGCACCTGACTAGTTTGTAGTGTCCTATCAGCTcgtctgcagcttttttttatttttatgtttggtCCTTTATTTGGTCCTGGTGTGTAAATGGGCATCTGCCTTTTCTGAGAACTGTGAAATGCCCAACTTTGTGTAATTCAGATTGGGCTGTAACAAAaaggctgtaaaaaaaaaaaaggttttaagtATAATGGTTTAATGGTTCTAATGTACTATGAGACACTGTAATGCTCACTGTGTGTATTTGATCTCCTGCAGTGTATTGCTGTGAGTGGAAGACGACCCTGGgtgttctttcttcttctttgcctTTTATTTATATCTTGATTGGACGGGTAATAAAAGGATGTGCTTGAGTGGATGTCTTCCTGTGTAAAGGTTTTTATGTCTGGGGaatttgtgaaatgtgtgtatgaacaaaatgttgttttaaaatttaataaaagtACTATGCAGTAAGATTTTGTCATTCCTGTGcgtttatatttaaatattatcgTCTTAAGGTTGCATATGGAAGGTCTGTTCGCACAGTGAAAATGGCTGCTAGCCCCAGTTGCTGTCCCTGGTATGCACTTGGGCTTAAAAATAGCTCCTACCCCTGCAAAGTCAATACTTGGCATATCAGCATTCTTTCTCTGTAGTGTAACACTGTGACTGAAGTGTGCCTGGCAGTGGACAactgttttcacacattcacaaaacCTGCTGGAAATGCTAAGCTATAGCAGTTATGCAGTGATAGTAATTCTATTCTATTCATAAATTATTCTTCCAAATctgtatacctgtgtgtgtgtgtgtgtatatagagATTTATTTCAGGGGACTTTGTATTTTAATGTCTATGAAGTCGTTTTTGTTGGGTTTGTTTGTGAACACTGGTCAAAGTCCTTAAAGTTGTGTGAGACCTTCACACCTGACTCACACAGCACACTTTCTTTTGGAGACTACAGTATAAATGAAATTGGTCTGTATGCACTGCTATTAACTTTGTGTAAAACCAATATGTTTAATAGTGcccttaaataaaaaatgtttgcactttaaactgtggatttttttaatttcatatctTAAATTAGTactgtgtttaatgttttaccCAAACATACAGgacactgtatttttaaatctgcCCACTTGTTATAGGTCAAATACTAGTTACTATTTGTGCAAGGTTTTCCAGATAAAATGGCTTATCATATATTTTCACGTGATTTTTGACTTTTTGACAGCTTGTTCTGTCATATTGTCTGATTACTGCCTTGCACtaataaaaaagggaaaaataaagctAAAGATTTCTTTCTAAATCATTGAGATGGGCTCATCCCTGTGAGTTCTGTCTGAACAGACAGCAGGGTATGTGAAGCTGCAGGGGTAGTGTTGGTGGGTGTTTGTAGGCCCTACCTGAAATCTGACCTGTGCTGCTATCCCACTTATTTCAGTGTCTTTAAATATGCACCAGCAAGCCCACTCTCCTGGGAGCAGAGTGGACTCATAAGTTTGAGTGAAGGAGGAAATGTGTTGTAGCTGCAGGGAAGcctgtatttattttgtgtgtgacaCAGTGAGCTTCTCAGAGACCCAGTATTTGTTATAGTCCCTCTCCTGCCTCTTGtttcctgcctctctctctctgttatgtTAAGTAGCAGGCCTGCTTTCTGTCCACCACTCTTTCCTCCTTGGGTTTCAATTCCAAACATGGTTATCCTTCTGGGGTTCTATCAACGCCCCCCTCCCTTATCCCTTCTCTTCCAGCTGTTGGCTCTGCAGTGCAGGCCGGTGAGTGAAATAGACAAGCAAAGCAACAGAGACTTCAGGAAGACACATAAGAGAAAGACAGGTTGAGAagccagaggagagagaaagggacaCATaatgagaggagaagaagaaaaatccCATTCCAGCTGTGTTTCAAACAGAGCCGTGAGAACTTCTTCATATTGAAGAATTTTCCACTGCATGCCAGGGGAACAAACATTTATATCTGACATTTTCGGTCAGTGTCgtgtttatttttgatcaaGCTATAATTCCACCAAAGACGGTTGGTTTGAAGTGTAAATACGACAGATATAGCACCAGTTTTCATTAGTAAGAATTGTTTTTGgatcagtttgttttgtgcatCAGTGATTCTTGAGCTTGTCATTTGAAGAGTTTCAAACATGAGTGCAGACGGTACGACTCTGCTGGACACCTTGATCTTTGCCCCTCTCTGTGATGGCTGGAGCAACAACACCGAAGGAGCCATCTACCATCTGGGTAACACAATCCTGTTCCTGGGCTACATGGGAGGAAGCGGGGCCTATGGGTGTCTTTTCATCTTCGGCTTTATGGTTCCTGCCTTCCTGTGCCTGTCCCTGTGGGGCTGGCTGACGATCTGCGGCCTGGACGTCTTCACCTGGAACCTGCTTATGTTGCTCGCCTGCCTTGGTCAAATCTGCCACCTTTTTTATCGGCTGCATCAGGAGGGCATACGGAGTGAGGAGCTGACCTCCCTCTACCAGGCAGTCTACCTGCCACTGGGTGTGCCTGTCCAGGTGTTCAAGGCGATAGCAAATGCTTTTGAGAATAAGGTGGTGGAGCTGAAAGCAGGAGAGTGTTATGCTGTGGAGGGCAAGACACCCATCGACCAGCTCTCCTTTCTGCTGTCTGGAAGGTGGggagtatgtgtatgtgtgtttggacCTGTGTCCACATTTTCACAACTGTACAACATAATGCAAACCACCACCACTGTCTCCATAAATGTGTTAAGCCTGCAATACACTCACATCGTCCTACATAGAATACTGTCACATTTTAAGTTAATGTGGCCAATGTGTTGGAAAATAGCTGCTTATTTACACATGCAGCAGTTTcagagcaacagcagcatcaacTCATAGCCATGTTTATGGCTACTAGATGAATACAAGTCCAGTGATTCTTTAAACTCTACTACATTCAGTAGCTCATCTCTAaccctgtctgtctgctgtttggagGTAAGCAGGTAGTGTGGTGTTGGGTATTGGTGTTGGCTATTTTTTCAGCCCGTGTCTGGAAATGATGCATGAGTGAAACACAAGAGGCCACTGAGCTTCAAATGCTGAAATGATGCATTGACCTAAGATTCTTCTTCAGTATCACAAGTACTAGTTTTACAGAGGGGCCCTTTAAGAGTGTTATTATAACACTGAATTATTATTAACATCCAAACTTATCAAGATACAGCTAATCTGACCTACTCTACATACCACTGGATAGTTTACACTTTAAAATGCATCATACTAAAATGCTGATCAGATATTTTCTATAATAAACACTAATCTACAAAGTAAGTAACTAATAAcctgtcagataaatgtaggtAAGTAAACATTTCCCTCTGAAAAGTGGTGGAATATAGAGTAGCAATGAGGAGCTCATGTACTTAATTACCTTCTGTCACTGACCAACACTTGACATGATGTTAACTGGATATTTCAGGACTGGTTTTCTATTTTTGACTCTTTGGGCAGTTGGCAGCATGTAGCCGTCACAGGAAATGTATCCTCTTCTTCCAAACATCCTCAAAGCAGAGCTGCATTAGCACTCACTGTGCTGGAGCCTACACAAGAGAAATGTTGTAAACAAAGTATTTTTGTCTGTGACTCATTGGTGCGTCGTCCCTGTGCATGCTGCCAACTGGGTAAACAATATCTTTTTACGTAGGACAGTAAAGTGGACCCCCCCTCTTAGCTTACGGTAAATGTTGGCCATAGTGTCGACAGCTTTCAGTATTTGAGCTAAATTTGGAACGATGAATGAACAAAAAGCTGATaataattttatgtttatgtggcagattttatatacattttacaaatataaaGATTAGCATGAGTGTTTCATAATCAGCATCTGTTTTTAGATGTTTAGACATTAGATCTTCACAGTCTGGGCCTTTGCCATATGCAATATAGTGCAGCAGTACAGTGGCATTCTTAGCATGGGATTCCCCAGTGTTAATGCCTTATGGCTTAATCAATACCACAATACACAGAAGAACAGCTGTTAATGAAACTGCTATGAAGATACTCTCCTTATGGTGACCAAGTGCTGTGAGTGCACCAGAACATCAGTATCATTTAGATTTGACACCTGTTTATAACTGTCTACATTATATTTCTGATTTCCTCTTTCAGTTTATAGTGACAGATAATTAGatttctttttcaaatttcattGTCTTATCCTGTCCTTAAAATTGCTGTCACACAAGGACTGGGCTGTGGAAAAGGTTTGGAAGGTTTTTATAGAACTGTTTACCCGAGGAGACCTAAATATCTTGTCTGTGTATGTCAGGTGATTGAAACAAAGCAGGTCATTTGCAGGGCAGATATGACAAAATGAAACTCACATTGAAAAAAGGTTAAAGCAAATGTTTTAGACTGAACTGCTTGATGTAATCCAGTGACATCCGAAAGGTAAGTGTGCTGGGTTTTCTCACTGTGTGGAAgttattctttttaaaataaagctttCTGGAGGAAGAATGTCCTGGAGTCCTAAATTATGATTTATGTGTGCTGAAAGGCAGGAGAACTGTGGTCTTATCAGTTTATCTGAAAATAAGGAGCTCCTTACTGCCCAGTCCAGCCACAGCCGCCCTGACAGATATTTATACTAATATTGAACCCCAGTGTCTGAGAGTGGCCCTGAAAAGTGGTTTGCAgctctctctgctctcatcaCCACTTTGTGTTCCTCGTCTGTCATTTTAACCTTGCATTTCTCTTGGTCTTTTAGGATCAGCGTATCTTTGGAGGGCCAGTTCCTACATTACATCCATCGCCACCAGTTCCTCGACTCTCCAGAGTGGGAGTCTCTCAGACCAAACGAGGAAGGAAAGTTCCAGGTATGGGGCCAGATGTGCAGTTCATTTCAGGAGACGCTGATGTAGTTTGAGAGTTTTAACAGACCTAAATCAAAGGGAATATTGGACTTTTCTTCATCATGGAGGCCTAGATAAATTGCATACATCTGTAAcaaaggtgctatataaataaagctgtcactattttaaataaagttgcACCATAGCTATTTGCAGAATCAACGTGGATGTTGTGTTTAAAGCTTTTTTCTGCTGCATCCAAGAGCCCAACACATCCTTATTCAGCTGTTTCATTCTTACTCCCCAGGTGACCCTGACAGCAGAGGAAGACTCCCGCTACATCTCATGGCGTCGCCGCCGCCTCTACATGCTGATATCAAAGGAACGCTACATTGCCCGCATCTTCGCTGTCATGCTGGGCTACGACATTGCAGAGAAGCTCTACAATCTCAACAACAAGCTCTACATTAAGAGCGGGGTGCTGTTGGACATCCGTCTGCCGAGCCTCTACCACGTCCTGGCCCCTTCCTCACAGGGCAGCGAAGGCGGCAGTGGCAGTGATGGCGGTGTGGTCAAGGAGCAACAAACTGAACAGCAGGACGAAGACTCAGCACCAACCTATGAGAAATCCAATCCAGCACAGTCTCAGCCCCTCCAGCCACATCTGCCTGGACCAAGGAAGACCCAACTGGATGAGCCCCAGGCCACCCAGCATGACCACTATCAGCACCCCTGGGGGTTAGACCCGGAGCTGCCCTCTGGTGAGGACTCCACCAGCCTGGTCCTGGAGGACTTCGCTGATGTGGCGGGCTCCCTAATGGATTATGGCAATGAGAGGGATTATTTGAGGTAGAGGGGCAGGGCACTGGAGCTAACACACTGGGTCACCACTTAAGCTACATGTAAGTACCTCACCTGGGGTCGGTGTGTGCATGGATGGCCTGCAGTGCACAGTTCTTACTAACCTAACTCTGGGCGGGAAGGCTGAGATCAGTATAGCATTCACGTTAATATTGTTCAGATAATTTTACTGTAGATACATGTTTCTGACTTCTACTTAAGTGATATAAGTGATTTTGAAGGCAGGGCTTTTACTTTTAGTGGGGTATTTATTCATTGTTGTATTACTACATTTACTAGTACTATATGAGTACATACATCCTAACGTACAAAATAATCACATTGATAAGGTTTGTAGTTTATTCTTGACCTTGGCAGAAATTGAAATCGGAACATTACAACTGGGAAAAGTTCACATGCTGATGGGATTTCTGTTATTACGCAACAGCTATTAAATGTGACTTTGTGATGAGACTGCGTTACGTCAAATTAATATCTGATGATATCTGTCTGTGAAATAAACACTCATTCTGGTAGGTTTGCAGGATatgatatacatatataaatatatatatatatatatatatatatatatacatatatatataataatctaGTCCAGCCaagctgtgttttttattaCTTAAAATATGCTTCGTTTTCTGGCCACCAGACATATTGTTTATGTGTAAATTTAGTACTGAGTTTGATTTTTTGCTATAGACTATAGCTATAGACTAAGACTTTCACTGGTGGCAAAGCAATGGTGAGGTCACTCAGGTAGCAGCTGTGTCCTTATCTGACTGAGATTTGATCTTGGAAATTTAGGGGATGCCCAAAAAATTTGCCATTAATCCAGTGTGCCCACCCCCGCCTGTCCTCCCACCATCACAAAACCAGCCGTCACCCAGTCACAGGTGGGGAATCACATTTCATAGCTGGGTAGTGGAGCCAGGGTAGAGTTTGGTTTGCAGAGTCATATGAAGCAGTAGATCAGAACtctcatataaaataaaactgcagcagcaaataGGACAGTCTGAATGAACTGTGAAGATTAATTTACATTTGGCAAATAGGTTGATACTGAATGTATCAGTAAAATGTAGGGGTGGGAATCTTTAGGCATGCCATGGTTCGATTCAATTTCGATTTGGAGGCCCacgatttaattaaaaaacatgaatcaTTTCTATACTTGCAACACCACCGCCCGTATTCGGGCCAGAATCTGTATTTCCGAAGATTGTTGGGCTAATTTGAATAAAGCccgacaaactatatatcaatTGAAAGTGGAAAACCTGATGATTCAAATGGTAGAAaccaatttaggattgaatcATCACAGAGACAACAGttccttaatgtttaacaagagtacaaacaCAGTAAGATGGTAATTCATGgtaattcttacctttgctgactCACACATGTAGTGAAACAACAGTTGTGCTGTATATCAGTTTTTTCCCCAGTGAACAAAATGCCTCCaggtttttagtccaaaagactaATTTTCCTTAAGAAAAAGCCAAAACTGTCCTTCACTGTTAAGTCCTCATTAAAAAGTTTTAGTTCTGTTTGTTCTCCGGTTGTTTTCGCCATTTATTTACCACAAACATACAAAGAGACAGTAAATTTACAGCATGGCCGTCAAGTTTTGGCTCTTCAATAAGTCGGGACTCACAGACAAAACCCACCCAGGGGCTAGAACAACTTCTAATGTCAGTgaaatcagccagtcgcattgtttgtcaGTGATGATTGACATATGCTGTAGCCAATGAAATAACGTTTCCAACGATGTGACGCACTGTAGACGTTGCTAAGGGACAAGGAGTTTAAACCCCCCGCGTTCTGACAGGACCGCACGTAAGCGTGCGCATGCGCTATAAGCACGCATGCATGTAGGATGTTTGTAGTCCGGTAATGGTACAACGTTTCTGACTGGCGGACtttattcaatcaaatattaaCATCGATTATTAACTTTTCCGTATCGATGCAGAAACGTTTTAAAGTGAACATGTgaacaaaaaaagtgaacaaaaaagATCATGTTATGATCATGTGTTATTAGCCAAAATATCAGGTGTTGCAGTAGGCTAGCTACAATATTCACggcattaattttaaaaaaaatatttttaggttCTCACAGGACTTTCAGTAAATGACTGTGGTCTGGTGTGATGCAGAAAAAGCATACAGTAATATCAGATGTGTTATTTTATcctaaataaaagcaaactgtGACTTTTTGACCAGTTCAGTGAGCAGGTTTACTAttcagtggcttcagaaagtatccACACCTTCTTTAATTTTTGCACATTATACTGTGTTGTCCTGACAAACAGTATGAATAGTGGGACCCTATATGCACAGGTGTGTGGCTTCTTAAATGCTGTCCAATCACTTCAATTTGCCACAGGTGAACTCCAGCCCAGTTCCACACATTTCAATGACAATCTGTGGTGGCAGCAAAGGCTCTGAATGCTTCTGTACATGagaagcttttcattttttatttaagattAGTTTTCATTAGGTATTATTTAATCATTCTGCATAATAAgtactttaattttaattttagtacTTTAATTATATGTTGATGCTCATATGTTTGGTGTTTCCTCAACAAAGTTTTGAGTTTTACATGTAGTATTTCTACACAGAGGACTGTTGTTTAAGTAACagatctgagtact
Proteins encoded in this window:
- the cox17 gene encoding cytochrome c oxidase copper chaperone, which encodes MSTLSAASLESSAGTGSTEQKKPLKPCCACPETKKVRDACIIEKGEEKCTDLIEAHKECMRALGFKI
- the popdc2 gene encoding popeye domain-containing 2, which codes for MSADGTTLLDTLIFAPLCDGWSNNTEGAIYHLGNTILFLGYMGGSGAYGCLFIFGFMVPAFLCLSLWGWLTICGLDVFTWNLLMLLACLGQICHLFYRLHQEGIRSEELTSLYQAVYLPLGVPVQVFKAIANAFENKVVELKAGECYAVEGKTPIDQLSFLLSGRISVSLEGQFLHYIHRHQFLDSPEWESLRPNEEGKFQVTLTAEEDSRYISWRRRRLYMLISKERYIARIFAVMLGYDIAEKLYNLNNKLYIKSGVLLDIRLPSLYHVLAPSSQGSEGGSGSDGGVVKEQQTEQQDEDSAPTYEKSNPAQSQPLQPHLPGPRKTQLDEPQATQHDHYQHPWGLDPELPSGEDSTSLVLEDFADVAGSLMDYGNERDYLR